The Deinococcus sp. AJ005 sequence GAGGCAGCGTGGGCCCGCGCGTCCGCGACATTGCGGCCGCCAGGTCCGATCCGTGCGCTTAAGTGGTCAGGAAACAGCCAGTCACCTGGAAGAGGGCCGGCACGCTAGGCAGCGCTGGTATACGCGCGGCGCGGCGCATCACCACCTGTTGCTCGACCGACTCACAGCGGATGTCGTCGCTGGCCTAGACAGATAGGTCCTTGGGTCCGGCTCGGCACTGAGCGCGCGATTGCCTGCTGGAGGACGTGGTGTATTGGAGGGGTGATTCGTCGGCCTGAGCCACTGGACTGGCCGCCCTAAATATCCTACGAATATACCGGCGATTAGGCGGTCTTCCCTTTGACTGCGTCAGCGACAAGCGGGGGTTTGCTAGCTGTGGTGAACTGCTCCGTCATAGGCAGGAGCGTTTTTGCGACGCCGGCGAGACTGGCGACTGCAGCCACCGTCACAGCCCCGTAGGTGAACGCTGTCACGTAGTCCATGATGGTGCTTCCCCACGGCTGACCGGTAAAGTACAGCGTTTGCAAGCCCGTGACGCTTCCCAAAAGCCAGGCCACGAGCGCGCCTACAAGGACCCCCATCCAATTCCACAGAAGCAGCGGAGCGATGCTGGCCAATGTCGTTGAGGGTGCACGTCTCCGATGAGGGAGAACACCGTTCGCCAGGATAAGGGGCGATGCACTTCCTCGCCGTCGGGCGGCATTCATTTGAGGCGGGCGGAGGCGATTCGCCCTGAAAGCTGCGATTTCCCCATCTTGCTTGACCACAAAGGCCTCAAGCATTGAGGTGCGGAGGACGCTCAATCCTATAAGGAATTTTTGAAATTCGGCGGCGGTAAGGCCTTGCCAGTCCGTTACGTCATCCAATTCCCTCAGCAGAGCACTGCGCGCCTTCTCCAAGTCGGGGGAACCCGTGACCTTGATTTCATCCAGCAACCTGTAGGTCGTCAGATGCTCTGCCAGAAGCGTGGCTTCATAGATGGTTTTTTGGATAGGTTCAACTTCCTGGATCTCCACTTGGCGCATTTCGTCAAGTTTATAGTCTTTCCTGCGATTTGCACCTCCTAGTTGCACACGATTTAGCATGTCAATCACAAAATAGTCTGTCTGATCAGCTTTTTTAAAATTACGTTGCTCAAGCATTTTCATCTGATCGTCCAGTCTGCCTACGTCGTCACTCAAAGTTCGCCAGTCGAGCAAGGCTTGTGCAAGCCTCTCTGCATGTTCAGTAGGTAGCCAGAATTTATACCATGTTAAGTAAGCCCTGAGTTCCTTATCGCTGGTATTCAGTGCATAATTTCCACGAATCAGCGGGAGTTTGGAAATTTCATCGAATCCCTGCATTTTTAGCATGACTCGCAACTGCTGAATCGCCGACCAACGGGTAAGCAGAAGACCCACCAGTGTTGAAAATACAACGCCAGCCAGAATGAGCCAGAACGCTATGAAAACTGGTGCTCTCACTGTGAGCTTCAGATCCTTCAGTTTCTCGTCTCCTGTTACAGCATAGATGCCGGGAATAACCTTGTTGGCTACCTGTCGAGAGATAGCTGGAATGGTTGGAGTGGTGGAGGCTTGTGCATACGCAGCCCCCGAATTTTTTCCAGGCGATGGGGGTATCTTCGTGAGAGCTGGCTGGACCTTTACCAGTGACGAAGTACGCATCAGTCTTGTAGGCGTGAGGGCAGAGGGTGTTCCGGAACTCTGGTTTGGAGCGGCCGGAGGATCGACCGGATAAAAACCTTGAAGAACGCCCTCAGCGGTGCGGCAAACAAAAACTTGCTTACTGGGCACGGTGGTGTGGGTCAGTCTGATCCCCGTCTCCGGATTACACCAACCCTCTGTCGCCGGATTGGCAAGGAGATCGTTCGTATCCTTGACAAATGCGAGAGAGGCAGGAGCCTTTGTTGTCGGTTGAATGGCGGTCACGCGGGCGGCTTGTGTGATCGCTGGAGTTCCGGGTGCGGAACCTCGCACGATGTAGACCACTGGCTCCGACGTGGCTTCGATACAAAGGGCCGCCCCCGGATTGAGGGCTTCGTCCCCCGACAGAACTTTTGATCCAGAGGTCCACGTCTTTGCAGTCCATTGAGGTCCGGAGCATGTCTCAGAATGAATGGAGACTAGGGGATTCCCTTTCTCCGAAATGGCAGTAACGCTAACTTTCATGGTCTCAGTCGACGTATTAATCACCGAAACATTGCCCGTGCCCGGATGCGTCTCGACAGTCCAAGCTTTGGGCTGCTGTGCGTGTACCATGCTGATACTCGTCACCAAAAACAAAAGTGTTGGGCGCCACACGTTCATTACTTCCCTCCCAGGGTTTTGGCCCACGCTTTCAGCACTCTCAACAAAATGTGCTGTCAACAAGTCGGGTGTCCATACTCGGGCGGTCCAGTTCGTTTGCAGTTAAATCGTACCTTTATTGCCTCGCCGAAAATCAAATCACGTAAGCACGGTGATGGTCGAGGTTGGTCTGGAGCAGTGTGGGGGCAACTCGGATTGCCCTTATCGTGGTACCCGAAGTGATCCGAAAAATAGACCACGCCAGCTATCAAACTGTGATGAAGGAGGGGCACTGCCTGCCCCTCCTTCATCACGTCGCGGCTAAGGCCTGATCTGGACGCCTGCAAGCGTGCATTCCGTGTAACCCGAACCGGAGCTGTGTCCGCCAGGGCTCCGCGCATGGGCATGGAAGGAGATTGTCTGCGGCTGAGATCCCACTCCGGGGAACTCGGCCCGGTTGCTGAACGTCACGACGCAGTAGTTGTCGGAACCCCGGGAACCCGTGACGTTGGCCTTGGTTCTGGCCTCGTCGATGTAGTACCGGGGCGGGGCCGTGTAGGGTACCTCGCCGGAATCGCAGCTCTTGCGCTCCCCTGTCCAGCTGGTTCCGCCCGTCTCGCACTTCGCAGTCAGCTTCGGCGAAGGCTGCTCGTCGTGTTTCTGGGCACATTTCCGCAGGTTGTACTTAGTCGTTTCGCTCACGGCCACGACCTGGTCCGTCGCCATGTCTTTCATGGTGTAGGAAATCGGCTTGTACTGGCTGAGGGCCGGCTGGTTGCTGAAGTACTGGTTCAGGTCACCGCTCAGCATCAGTTGCTGGGCGTAGGCGTTGTCGCCACCAAACGTCGTGACCTCGATTCTGGTGTTTTTCAATGTCCGTTTCACTTCACCGGAAAGCTCGAGCTTGGCGTTGTTGACCACCGCGTTGTAGGCGGCTGATACTGCAAACTGCAGGCGGTCCATGTTCTCGATCGACGTGAAGGTCAGCATCACGATTCGGCCGTAGGTGACGGACGCCGTATAGATCGGCAGGTTGTCCTTGCCCAGGTTGCCAGCCGCCAGCTGCGCGTCCAGATCCGCTCTGGTCAGGCCGACGAAGAAGTCGTCGGTGGTGGGCGGACGGACCATGGAAACCGTGAACATGTTCTCCACGACGTACACGCTGACGCGGTTTTCATTGCTCTTTTTTTCCGTCGCCAGCGACGCGTTGGCTTTGAAATTCCCGTACCGTGCGGACAGTCCGAGTCTCAGCAAGGCCGATTTGACGTCGTTGACCTCGGACTTGCTGCCGTCCAGTTTCCCGCCGACTTTGGTGCCCCGCCCAATAGCCTTGGCCACGAGTTTTCCGACAGCTTCCTGGACCGTGGCTGGATCCGGGCTGTCCACCGTTTCGTAGACGCCCTGATCCAGCAGGTTGATCCAGACTTTGAATGGCGCCCGCTTACGGACCGGAAATTCCTGCAACTCACCGTAACTGGCGTAGCCCCGGCCCTGAAGGAGCCCCCCCACCCAGAGCGAACTCTGGCCGGGATCGAGGACCACCAGATCGCGCGGCGTGGTGGTGATGGAACGGGGCTCGACACTGCACGAGTACGTGCCGTCGCCGGCGTCCTCGGTGGACGGCTTGCCGTCGGGATCGGGGACGTCGCCGTCTGTGCCGACGAGCTTGGCCTGCAGGGCGTACTCGCTCCACGTTGGCAGGGCCTGCGCCTTGACGAAGGAATTGTAGATGCCTGTAGGGTCTGGCGTGGGTGTGGGGGCTGGCGATGGCGTGGGGGGCGGTGTCGGGG is a genomic window containing:
- a CDS encoding thiol-activated cytolysin family protein; amino-acid sequence: MNITTRSMILAGLMTLLSACQQDTKPTPSPTPPPTPSPAPTPTPDPTGIYNSFVKAQALPTWSEYALQAKLVGTDGDVPDPDGKPSTEDAGDGTYSCSVEPRSITTTPRDLVVLDPGQSSLWVGGLLQGRGYASYGELQEFPVRKRAPFKVWINLLDQGVYETVDSPDPATVQEAVGKLVAKAIGRGTKVGGKLDGSKSEVNDVKSALLRLGLSARYGNFKANASLATEKKSNENRVSVYVVENMFTVSMVRPPTTDDFFVGLTRADLDAQLAAGNLGKDNLPIYTASVTYGRIVMLTFTSIENMDRLQFAVSAAYNAVVNNAKLELSGEVKRTLKNTRIEVTTFGGDNAYAQQLMLSGDLNQYFSNQPALSQYKPISYTMKDMATDQVVAVSETTKYNLRKCAQKHDEQPSPKLTAKCETGGTSWTGERKSCDSGEVPYTAPPRYYIDEARTKANVTGSRGSDNYCVVTFSNRAEFPGVGSQPQTISFHAHARSPGGHSSGSGYTECTLAGVQIRP